In one Trichlorobacter lovleyi SZ genomic region, the following are encoded:
- a CDS encoding N-acetylmuramoyl-L-alanine amidase → MTIRPRPIIYLLLALFALTTATSPVHAARTARKQSTAENRIAPPAQVLDLKYWSNPDYTRIAITLDRDVTWESHELDKSAGRSGKPGRIFIDLHNARLGNSMRDITIGDGLLKGVRTALYKPGVVRVVLDTDNIRDYKIFPLSDPARLIIDVRGDRRTEISRLESSLASHSLDGVAATAPARTATEEPKAERTPRSTKKHPSISKIRRIVVDPGHGGHDPGAVGQSGLQEKDVVLSIGLKLREKLREELGLDVVMTRSTDIFIPLEERTAIANKVNADLFVSIHANAAPNRNAAGIETYYLNLAKTEKVAQLAAKENGTSLEKVSTLQAILFDLMANYKLNDSAHLAEEVQKALYKTSRSKYPDTKNLGVKQGPFYVLVGASMPSILTEVAFISNSTEESHLKDPSFHDLAADGILDGIRGYISSLK, encoded by the coding sequence ATGACGATCCGACCAAGACCGATTATATACCTGTTACTGGCGTTGTTTGCACTGACAACCGCTACCTCACCTGTCCACGCCGCCAGAACAGCCAGAAAACAATCCACTGCAGAAAACAGAATAGCACCACCGGCCCAGGTACTGGACCTGAAATACTGGTCAAACCCTGACTATACCCGGATTGCCATTACCCTTGACCGCGATGTGACCTGGGAAAGCCACGAACTGGACAAGTCTGCCGGTCGTAGTGGCAAACCGGGCCGGATCTTCATTGACCTTCACAACGCCCGGCTGGGCAACAGCATGCGTGATATCACGATCGGCGACGGCCTTTTGAAAGGCGTCCGGACTGCACTGTACAAGCCGGGAGTAGTACGGGTGGTACTGGACACCGACAACATCAGGGATTACAAGATATTTCCCCTTTCAGACCCGGCTCGCCTGATTATCGATGTCAGAGGTGACCGGAGAACCGAGATCAGCCGGCTGGAGAGTTCCCTGGCCAGCCACAGCCTGGACGGCGTAGCTGCGACAGCCCCCGCCAGGACCGCTACGGAGGAGCCAAAGGCAGAACGGACTCCCAGATCAACCAAAAAGCACCCTTCCATCTCCAAGATCCGCCGGATTGTGGTGGATCCGGGTCATGGCGGCCACGACCCCGGTGCAGTAGGTCAAAGCGGCCTGCAGGAAAAGGATGTGGTCTTGTCCATTGGCTTGAAACTGAGAGAAAAATTGCGGGAAGAGCTGGGGCTGGATGTGGTCATGACCCGCTCGACCGACATCTTTATTCCGCTGGAAGAACGGACCGCCATTGCCAACAAGGTCAACGCCGACCTGTTTGTCTCAATCCACGCCAATGCCGCCCCCAATCGAAACGCTGCCGGTATCGAGACCTACTACCTGAATCTGGCCAAAACCGAGAAGGTGGCCCAACTGGCTGCCAAGGAAAACGGCACCTCGCTGGAAAAGGTCAGCACGCTGCAGGCGATCCTGTTTGACCTGATGGCCAATTACAAACTGAATGACTCGGCCCATCTTGCGGAAGAGGTGCAGAAGGCGCTCTACAAAACCAGCAGGTCAAAATACCCTGACACCAAAAATCTGGGTGTCAAGCAGGGCCCTTTCTATGTGCTGGTCGGTGCCAGCATGCCCAGCATCCTGACAGAGGTTGCCTTTATCAGCAACAGTACCGAAGAGAGCCATCTGAAGGACCCATCCTTTCATGATCTGGCTGCCGACGGCATCCTGGATGGTATCCGGGGCTATATCAGCTCGCTGAAATAA
- a CDS encoding 4Fe-4S dicluster domain-containing protein, protein MAKQYGMVIDLQKCVGCGACALGCKTENNTQARTNGQTFNWADFIYKEEGKFPKVNFSAIPVLCNHCSDAPCVKACPVKPKAMFKTPDGITMHNDERCIGCRRCQKACPYSAMDVAKEKAEYSVISANSGTEAPHKASRDTTELIKGCTASGAETAKAAGGVIPNHNKYSHPDYASIRKQGVVEKCIFCAHRVAKGEQPTCVTVCPSRARVFGDLNDASSEPAKLLKKYKAVRLKEDKKTRPNVAYIRSFKATAKI, encoded by the coding sequence ATGGCAAAACAATACGGAATGGTCATAGACCTGCAAAAATGTGTCGGCTGCGGCGCCTGCGCCCTGGGCTGCAAGACCGAGAACAACACTCAGGCCCGCACAAACGGCCAGACCTTTAACTGGGCCGACTTCATCTACAAAGAAGAGGGGAAATTCCCCAAGGTAAACTTTTCAGCGATTCCGGTGCTCTGCAACCACTGCAGTGACGCCCCCTGCGTCAAGGCCTGCCCGGTGAAACCCAAGGCGATGTTCAAGACGCCGGACGGCATCACCATGCATAATGATGAGCGTTGTATCGGCTGTCGCCGCTGCCAGAAGGCCTGTCCCTACAGCGCCATGGATGTGGCAAAGGAAAAGGCCGAGTATTCGGTGATCAGCGCCAACAGTGGCACTGAAGCCCCGCACAAGGCCTCCCGTGATACTACCGAACTGATCAAGGGCTGCACCGCCTCCGGTGCGGAGACCGCCAAGGCTGCCGGCGGCGTCATCCCCAATCACAACAAGTACAGCCACCCTGATTACGCCAGCATCCGCAAGCAGGGTGTGGTTGAAAAGTGTATTTTCTGTGCCCACCGCGTGGCCAAAGGCGAGCAGCCCACCTGCGTGACGGTCTGCCCTTCCAGGGCACGTGTCTTCGGCGACCTGAATGATGCCTCATCAGAACCGGCAAAACTGCTCAAGAAGTACAAGGCCGTACGCCTGAAGGAAGATAAGAAGACCAGGCCCAATGTGGCCTATATCCGTTCCTTCAAGGCAACTGCCAAGATCTGA
- a CDS encoding molybdopterin-dependent oxidoreductase, translating into MEIKRRDFLKITAAAGAVAAVGLPKLNAFAAGHDAKAGNAPKGEWLPSTCQGCTAWCPVEFYVQEGRIVKVRGNQLSKANNGYCCPRGHLMIQQTYDPDRIKVPMKRTNPQKGKGIDPRFVPISWDEALDTIADKMIELRKTGHPEKLTYMRGRYSPTSTDLLYGTLPKIYGTGNYFSHSAICAEAEKMGPGYTQGFFGYRDYDMAKTKCLVAWGCDPLSSNRQVPNAINKLGDIFDRGTVIVVDPRLSSIAAKANEWLPIKPGEDGALASAIAHLLLTEGLWSREFVGDFKDGKNLFKAGATVDEAAFAEKQTYGIVKYWNIELKDKTPAWAAKKTLIPAEQIIKVARAMGKAGSACAVWMGPGVAMTPRGTYASMAVYALNGILGSIETEGGVFQSSSAPGTKFPEIKDIFIDELAKKGSKGKKLDGRGAKDMPAIMGGFDSKKDKDGKVTESAKANVVTNAVADGILKDPAACQIFISTWSNFNFSATGAQRWDKAMAKVPFFVHMVTNASEMTQFADIVLPATFAPTEKLSVISNMANLHGHLSIQQQVAKPLWNVKAEETEVMWLLAEKLKARGFANQYDYYASFEDPETKQKPTNAAQFCEIAAKISSQKAWNGKEKLKGDKLSSWAEFKKKGIYNTETYAYKKNWGKFKTVTHKFEFYSETLKKTLTLFAAKHKTSIDDILKASGYEAQGELVFVPHYESPKRHGSEKEYPFTFIDHKSRLNREGRSANTVWYQEFKKVDVGDKSWDDVAKINPLDAKKLGIKDGDTIRLTSTTGSITCKARLWEGVRQGTVAKCYGQGHWAYGRVAAKEYGKTPLGGNNNELMPSDFDRLSGATARNGGFTGVKIEKA; encoded by the coding sequence ATGGAGATCAAACGCAGAGATTTTCTCAAGATTACCGCCGCAGCCGGTGCTGTCGCCGCCGTGGGACTGCCGAAGTTGAATGCCTTTGCCGCGGGTCATGATGCCAAGGCAGGCAACGCCCCCAAGGGTGAGTGGCTGCCCTCTACCTGCCAGGGCTGCACGGCCTGGTGTCCGGTTGAGTTCTATGTCCAGGAAGGCCGGATAGTCAAGGTACGCGGCAACCAGCTTTCCAAGGCCAACAACGGCTACTGTTGCCCCCGTGGTCACCTGATGATCCAGCAGACCTATGATCCGGATCGGATCAAGGTACCGATGAAGCGGACCAACCCCCAAAAAGGCAAGGGCATCGACCCCAGGTTCGTGCCGATCAGCTGGGATGAAGCGCTGGACACCATTGCCGACAAGATGATCGAGTTGCGCAAGACAGGCCACCCTGAAAAGCTGACCTACATGCGTGGCCGTTACTCGCCGACCTCCACCGACCTGCTGTACGGCACCCTGCCCAAGATTTACGGAACCGGCAACTACTTTTCCCACAGCGCTATCTGTGCCGAGGCTGAAAAGATGGGGCCGGGCTACACTCAGGGTTTCTTCGGCTACCGCGACTACGACATGGCCAAGACCAAATGCCTGGTGGCCTGGGGCTGTGACCCGCTCTCCTCCAACCGTCAGGTACCCAACGCCATCAACAAGTTGGGCGACATCTTTGACCGGGGGACCGTCATTGTTGTTGACCCCCGCCTCTCCTCCATTGCCGCCAAGGCCAATGAGTGGCTGCCGATCAAACCGGGCGAAGACGGCGCACTGGCCTCAGCCATTGCCCATCTGCTTTTGACCGAAGGTCTCTGGAGCAGAGAGTTTGTGGGTGATTTCAAGGACGGCAAAAACCTGTTCAAGGCCGGTGCCACGGTTGATGAAGCAGCCTTTGCCGAGAAGCAGACCTACGGGATCGTCAAGTACTGGAACATTGAACTGAAGGACAAGACCCCGGCCTGGGCTGCCAAGAAGACCCTGATCCCGGCTGAACAGATCATCAAGGTTGCCCGAGCCATGGGCAAAGCCGGTTCTGCCTGTGCGGTGTGGATGGGGCCTGGTGTGGCCATGACCCCGCGGGGCACCTACGCATCAATGGCCGTCTATGCCTTAAACGGTATCCTCGGATCAATTGAGACCGAGGGTGGGGTATTCCAGTCTTCCAGCGCACCAGGCACGAAGTTTCCTGAAATCAAGGATATCTTTATTGATGAGCTTGCCAAGAAAGGCAGCAAGGGCAAGAAGTTGGACGGTCGAGGCGCCAAGGACATGCCAGCTATTATGGGTGGCTTTGATTCCAAGAAAGACAAGGATGGCAAAGTAACTGAAAGCGCCAAGGCCAACGTGGTCACCAACGCAGTGGCCGACGGCATCCTGAAAGATCCGGCCGCCTGCCAGATCTTCATCAGCACCTGGTCCAACTTCAACTTCTCCGCCACCGGTGCCCAGCGTTGGGACAAGGCCATGGCCAAGGTACCGTTCTTTGTGCATATGGTCACCAATGCCTCGGAGATGACCCAGTTTGCCGACATCGTGCTGCCGGCCACCTTTGCGCCGACTGAAAAGCTCTCGGTTATCTCCAACATGGCCAACCTGCATGGCCACCTTTCCATCCAGCAACAGGTCGCCAAACCGCTCTGGAACGTCAAGGCCGAAGAGACCGAGGTGATGTGGCTTTTGGCCGAAAAACTCAAGGCAAGGGGTTTTGCCAACCAGTATGACTACTATGCCTCCTTTGAAGATCCAGAGACCAAGCAGAAGCCGACCAATGCTGCGCAGTTCTGTGAGATCGCCGCAAAAATCTCCAGTCAGAAGGCCTGGAACGGCAAGGAGAAGCTGAAGGGCGATAAACTCAGCAGCTGGGCCGAGTTTAAGAAAAAAGGGATCTACAACACCGAGACCTATGCCTACAAAAAGAACTGGGGCAAGTTCAAGACTGTTACCCACAAGTTCGAGTTCTACAGCGAGACCCTGAAAAAAACCCTGACCCTGTTCGCTGCCAAACACAAGACCAGCATTGATGACATCCTCAAGGCCAGTGGCTATGAGGCCCAGGGCGAACTGGTCTTTGTGCCGCACTACGAGTCGCCCAAGCGTCACGGCAGTGAAAAAGAATATCCCTTCACCTTTATTGACCATAAATCACGCCTCAACCGTGAAGGCCGCTCCGCCAATACGGTCTGGTACCAGGAATTCAAAAAGGTGGATGTGGGGGACAAGAGCTGGGATGACGTGGCCAAGATCAACCCGCTGGATGCCAAAAAGCTGGGGATCAAGGATGGCGACACCATCCGCCTGACCTCCACCACCGGATCAATCACCTGCAAGGCCCGTCTCTGGGAGGGCGTGCGGCAGGGTACGGTGGCCAAGTGCTATGGCCAGGGTCACTGGGCCTACGGCCGTGTAGCTGCCAAGGAGTACGGCAAGACACCCCTGGGTGGCAACAACAACGAACTGATGCCGTCAGACTTTGACCGTTTGAGCGGCGCAACGGCACGTAACGGCGGTTTCACCGGCGTCAAGATCGAGAAAGCTTAG
- the rsmI gene encoding 16S rRNA (cytidine(1402)-2'-O)-methyltransferase encodes MTGTLYIVATPIGNLEDMTFRAVRILQEVDLIAAEDTRHSRKLLSHFGITTTLTSYYDHNQSLKGERILATLRDGKQVALISDAGTPCISDPGYQLVRDALVEGIKVAPIPGACAAITALSVAGLPTDSFTFAGFPPNKEGKRRSFLAGLLNAHGTLVLYEAPHRLTETLTDIADILGDRQVVVTRELTKLYEECLRGTAREVREQAREGRERGEMVILIAPADENTQALEGPSPEEQLRAALLKGHTVKETAALVAAATGLPRRELYAQALLLRTNL; translated from the coding sequence ATGACCGGAACCCTCTACATTGTGGCCACACCGATCGGTAATCTGGAGGATATGACCTTTCGGGCTGTCCGTATTCTCCAGGAAGTTGACCTGATCGCCGCGGAAGACACCCGTCATTCCCGCAAGCTGCTCTCCCATTTCGGCATCACCACGACGCTGACCTCGTACTACGATCACAACCAGTCCCTGAAGGGGGAACGTATCCTGGCAACCCTGCGGGATGGCAAGCAGGTGGCACTGATCTCCGATGCCGGAACGCCCTGCATCTCCGACCCGGGCTATCAATTGGTGCGGGATGCCCTGGTCGAGGGGATCAAAGTTGCGCCGATACCGGGAGCTTGTGCCGCCATAACGGCACTTTCTGTAGCCGGACTCCCCACTGACTCCTTCACTTTTGCCGGCTTTCCGCCGAATAAAGAAGGTAAGCGCCGGTCGTTCCTGGCCGGATTATTGAACGCCCACGGCACACTGGTTTTGTACGAAGCCCCGCACCGCCTTACAGAAACCCTGACCGATATAGCCGACATCCTGGGAGATCGTCAGGTGGTGGTAACGCGGGAGCTGACCAAGCTGTATGAGGAATGCCTGCGCGGCACGGCCCGCGAAGTGCGGGAACAGGCTCGCGAGGGACGTGAACGTGGCGAAATGGTGATCCTGATCGCACCTGCCGACGAGAACACGCAAGCACTGGAGGGACCCTCTCCGGAAGAGCAGTTGCGGGCCGCTCTGCTTAAAGGGCACACCGTCAAAGAGACTGCCGCCCTGGTGGCGGCGGCGACCGGCCTGCCGCGGCGTGAACTGTAT
- a CDS encoding TorD/DmsD family molecular chaperone, with product MPEQTATTCREDSYRLLAACYYSPSQALLEENCCISLAGLLSDMVPDAAASAAEAAELLHKISLDELVVEHSRLFMGPFKLVAPPYGSVWLDEQKSVMGDSTAKVAAFYHANGLHLADDFHELPDHFAVELEFMSYMAFKQREAAAAGDTPEADRLRDLQRQFLGTFLLPWLGPFTDTIIEDAEAPFYQAIARCTAAFVTADARNLNAAAHV from the coding sequence ATGCCGGAACAAACCGCCACCACCTGCCGCGAAGACAGCTACCGGCTTCTGGCTGCCTGTTACTACTCACCCAGCCAGGCCCTGCTTGAAGAAAACTGCTGTATCTCACTGGCCGGCCTGCTGTCGGACATGGTGCCGGATGCAGCTGCTTCAGCGGCAGAAGCTGCTGAACTTTTACACAAAATAAGTCTTGATGAACTGGTGGTGGAACACTCCCGCCTTTTTATGGGACCGTTTAAACTGGTAGCCCCACCCTATGGCTCAGTCTGGCTGGATGAGCAGAAGTCCGTGATGGGGGATTCCACGGCAAAGGTGGCTGCCTTCTACCACGCCAACGGCCTGCATCTGGCCGATGACTTCCATGAACTGCCGGATCATTTTGCCGTTGAGCTGGAGTTCATGTCGTACATGGCCTTTAAACAGCGGGAAGCCGCCGCTGCCGGAGATACTCCGGAGGCAGACCGGCTGAGAGACCTGCAGCGTCAATTTCTGGGTACCTTCCTCTTACCCTGGCTAGGGCCGTTTACCGATACGATCATTGAAGACGCTGAGGCCCCGTTTTATCAGGCGATTGCCCGCTGTACCGCCGCGTTTGTCACCGCTGATGCCCGTAACCTGAACGCAGCCGCCCATGTCTAG
- a CDS encoding cytochrome c3 family protein codes for MKQIIGAAAFLSLLVNTLAFAATGGGDVVITYPKGQVTFSHDSHVGMGLECTKCHAGLFTSKAQHKTVTMKQMQQGKSCGACHNGKTAFTVKANCKNCHK; via the coding sequence ATGAAGCAGATCATCGGAGCAGCTGCATTTCTTTCCCTGCTGGTAAACACGCTGGCCTTTGCCGCCACAGGCGGCGGCGACGTTGTCATTACCTATCCCAAAGGACAGGTCACCTTCAGTCACGACAGCCACGTCGGCATGGGCCTGGAATGCACCAAGTGCCACGCCGGTCTGTTTACCAGCAAAGCTCAGCACAAAACCGTTACCATGAAACAGATGCAACAGGGCAAATCCTGCGGCGCCTGCCACAACGGCAAGACCGCCTTCACGGTCAAGGCCAACTGCAAGAACTGCCACAAATAA
- the mutS gene encoding DNA mismatch repair protein MutS: protein MSSALQTPMMRQYLEIKAQHPESILFFRMGDFYEMFLDDALVASRILDITLTSRNKNSADEIPFCGVPFHSAQPYIARLVEAGYRVAVCEQIEDPKQTKGLVKRDVVKVVTPALVTESESLTPDENSFLLALCSSGQRWGCAWLDLSTGEFLTANSDNLAGAATLLASIAPRELLLPDQLRRDLPPELALVAGDRPRAAVADWVLDKDYCSKLICSQFGVASPEMLGLAVTELSEALLATGMVLHYLQENRHATLPHLRDLTIVRQNDHLALDPATRRNLELTATMTDNKKSGSLLGCLDRTATAMGARTLKQWLSYPLVQVAPIRRRLEAVEELKENPALQDQLREQLKGVHDLERLNGRVSMAGAGGRDLRSLHDSLEQVPQIRLALTEATAPLLRDLTEELDPLQDIRSLINQAIAPAPPFSLREGGIIADGYHAELDELRAISREGKGYIARMEAQERDRTGISSLKIRYNKVFGYYIEVTKSNLSSVPDNYIRRQTIATGERYITEELKSYEEKVLGAEDRICELEYTLFQEVRERTAAQGGRVSRTASALASLDVLASLALVAQERDYCKPVVDDGDTLEIIEGRHPVVEAMNLGERFVPNDTRLDQEQHQLLMITGPNMAGKSTYMRQVALITLMAQVGSFVPASRATIGIADQIFTRVGAGDNLARGQSTFMVEMMETAHILRSATTKSLVVLDEIGRGTSTFDGLSIAWAVAEYLHDTNHCKARTLFATHYHELADLAATREGITNLTVAVKEWNDQVIFLRTIIPGAASHSYGIQVARLAGMPRNVIERAKEVLKTLEEGEFEQGSPRLSKSSIAPPRKETAQFTLFEQQGDLLRERLKKLNISVMTPLEALNLLDELKKMA, encoded by the coding sequence ATGAGTTCAGCTCTTCAGACCCCCATGATGCGGCAATACCTTGAAATCAAGGCCCAGCACCCCGAAAGCATCCTGTTCTTCCGCATGGGAGATTTTTACGAGATGTTTCTGGATGATGCCCTGGTCGCTTCCCGCATTCTGGATATCACCCTTACCTCCCGCAACAAGAACAGTGCCGATGAGATTCCGTTCTGCGGCGTGCCGTTTCACTCGGCCCAGCCGTATATCGCCCGGCTGGTGGAGGCGGGCTACCGGGTGGCGGTCTGCGAACAGATCGAAGACCCCAAGCAAACCAAGGGACTTGTCAAACGGGATGTGGTCAAGGTGGTTACGCCGGCCCTGGTGACCGAAAGCGAGAGCCTGACCCCGGATGAAAACTCTTTTCTGCTGGCCCTCTGCAGCAGCGGGCAGCGCTGGGGCTGCGCCTGGCTTGATCTCTCCACCGGAGAATTCCTCACCGCCAACAGTGACAACCTTGCCGGAGCCGCGACCCTGCTGGCATCCATAGCCCCCCGGGAACTGCTGCTGCCGGACCAGCTGCGCCGTGACCTGCCGCCGGAACTGGCCCTGGTGGCAGGTGACCGCCCCCGGGCCGCGGTGGCTGACTGGGTACTGGACAAAGACTACTGCTCCAAACTGATTTGCAGCCAGTTCGGGGTGGCCTCGCCGGAAATGTTGGGACTGGCCGTCACTGAGCTGTCTGAGGCACTCCTGGCAACCGGTATGGTCTTGCATTACCTGCAGGAAAACCGTCACGCCACACTGCCCCACCTGCGGGATCTGACCATTGTACGCCAGAACGACCATCTGGCTCTTGATCCGGCTACCCGCCGTAATCTTGAACTGACCGCCACCATGACCGACAACAAGAAGAGCGGCTCGCTGCTGGGCTGTCTGGATCGCACGGCCACGGCCATGGGGGCCCGCACCCTCAAACAGTGGCTCTCCTACCCGCTGGTTCAGGTGGCGCCGATCAGGCGGCGTCTTGAGGCAGTGGAAGAGCTGAAAGAGAACCCGGCGCTGCAGGATCAGCTGCGGGAGCAGTTGAAAGGGGTGCATGACCTGGAACGCCTGAACGGCCGGGTCAGCATGGCCGGTGCCGGTGGCCGCGACCTGCGCTCACTGCATGACTCGCTGGAGCAGGTACCGCAGATCAGACTGGCACTAACGGAGGCCACTGCCCCGCTGTTGCGGGATCTGACCGAAGAACTGGACCCGCTGCAGGATATACGCAGCCTGATCAATCAGGCCATTGCCCCGGCCCCGCCCTTTTCGCTGCGGGAAGGCGGCATCATCGCCGATGGTTACCATGCCGAACTGGACGAACTGCGCGCCATAAGCCGCGAAGGCAAGGGGTACATCGCCCGGATGGAGGCACAGGAACGCGACCGGACCGGGATCAGCTCACTGAAGATCCGTTACAACAAGGTATTCGGCTACTACATCGAGGTAACCAAATCCAACCTCTCCAGCGTGCCGGACAACTACATCCGCCGCCAGACCATCGCCACCGGTGAGCGTTACATCACCGAAGAGCTGAAGAGCTACGAGGAAAAGGTACTGGGCGCCGAGGACCGGATCTGCGAACTGGAATACACCCTGTTCCAGGAGGTACGGGAACGGACCGCCGCCCAGGGGGGCAGGGTCAGCCGCACCGCATCCGCCCTGGCAAGCCTTGATGTACTGGCCTCCCTGGCCCTGGTGGCCCAGGAACGGGATTACTGCAAACCGGTTGTGGATGACGGTGACACCCTCGAAATCATTGAGGGGCGCCATCCGGTGGTGGAGGCGATGAATCTGGGGGAACGTTTTGTCCCCAACGACACCCGCCTGGATCAGGAACAGCACCAGCTACTGATGATCACCGGCCCCAATATGGCCGGTAAATCCACCTACATGCGCCAGGTGGCCCTGATTACCCTGATGGCCCAGGTCGGTTCCTTTGTACCGGCCAGCAGAGCGACCATCGGCATTGCCGACCAGATCTTCACCCGGGTCGGCGCCGGTGACAATCTTGCCCGCGGACAGTCCACCTTTATGGTGGAGATGATGGAGACCGCCCATATCCTGCGCAGTGCCACCACCAAAAGTCTGGTGGTACTGGACGAGATCGGCCGCGGCACCTCCACCTTCGACGGCCTCTCGATCGCCTGGGCCGTGGCCGAGTACCTGCACGACACCAACCACTGCAAGGCCCGCACCCTTTTTGCCACCCATTACCATGAACTGGCCGATCTGGCCGCCACCCGTGAAGGGATCACCAACCTGACCGTAGCGGTCAAGGAATGGAACGACCAGGTCATCTTCCTGCGCACCATCATTCCCGGTGCCGCCTCTCACTCCTACGGCATTCAGGTGGCCCGGCTGGCCGGCATGCCCCGTAACGTGATCGAGCGGGCCAAAGAAGTGCTCAAAACCCTGGAAGAAGGGGAATTTGAACAAGGCTCGCCGCGCCTCTCAAAGAGCAGCATCGCCCCGCCCAGAAAGGAAACCGCGCAGTTTACCCTGTTTGAACAACAGGGAGATCTGCTGCGTGAACGGTTGAAAAAATTGAATATTTCTGTTATGACACCGTTGGAAGCATTGAATCTGCTTGATGAATTGAAGAAAATGGCATGA
- a CDS encoding Rdx family protein: MAAGLAAELEKNLEEVTVEIERGPKQSELAVLVNGEQIFSRLEQMRYPTVPELIAACRSRQ; this comes from the coding sequence CTGGCGGCAGGTCTTGCCGCTGAACTTGAGAAGAACCTTGAAGAAGTAACCGTAGAAATTGAGCGTGGTCCCAAGCAGAGTGAGCTGGCGGTACTGGTGAATGGTGAGCAGATCTTCTCCCGGCTGGAGCAGATGCGCTACCCTACTGTACCGGAACTGATTGCGGCCTGCCGTAGCAGGCAGTAG
- a CDS encoding 4Fe-4S binding protein — protein MSSSAKKQVPVGSRDDLQIDPSRCLRTRFSESVCNHCQAICPAAALSLEDGLVINQEQCSGCLLCTTVCPSGALEQQADFQAIILQLRKVPKPVLGCCRSKEQAHAWLSCLGGLAEEHLLTLSQRLSGALTLNLIHCDDCPNSAILPLLKERLQRMTASGLTAGGCNLVTATSQVELQYQPETVDRRSFFTSFRNSLFQAAADVMQTSAKPVERSSSYGDKRIPQRRELLNQTRSSLPEEQQATAAKQFDHSIRFNTACSACQGCVAICPTGALVSNVQEEHPEFVQERCTGCGLCVEFCLDQAIRL, from the coding sequence ATGTCTAGCAGTGCAAAAAAACAGGTGCCTGTCGGCAGCCGGGATGATCTGCAGATCGACCCTTCCCGCTGTCTGCGAACACGCTTCAGTGAGAGCGTCTGCAACCATTGTCAAGCAATCTGCCCTGCTGCAGCCCTGTCGCTGGAAGACGGACTGGTCATCAATCAGGAACAGTGTAGTGGCTGCCTGCTCTGCACCACCGTCTGCCCCTCCGGCGCACTTGAACAACAGGCAGACTTTCAGGCCATCATCCTGCAACTCAGAAAAGTCCCGAAACCGGTTCTGGGCTGTTGCCGTAGCAAAGAACAGGCACATGCCTGGCTATCCTGTCTGGGGGGGCTTGCAGAGGAACACCTGCTGACACTGAGCCAGCGGTTAAGCGGCGCTCTGACCCTGAATCTGATTCACTGTGATGACTGCCCCAACAGCGCCATACTGCCGTTGCTGAAGGAACGGCTGCAGCGGATGACGGCCAGCGGACTGACCGCAGGTGGCTGCAACCTTGTCACGGCAACGTCTCAGGTAGAACTGCAGTACCAGCCTGAAACCGTTGACCGACGCAGCTTTTTCACGTCATTCCGCAACTCGCTGTTTCAGGCCGCAGCAGACGTCATGCAGACCAGCGCAAAACCGGTGGAACGCAGCAGCAGCTATGGAGACAAACGAATACCGCAAAGAAGAGAACTACTGAACCAAACACGCAGTTCACTGCCTGAAGAGCAACAGGCGACAGCAGCAAAACAGTTTGATCACAGCATCAGGTTCAACACAGCCTGCAGCGCCTGTCAGGGCTGTGTCGCCATCTGTCCCACCGGCGCCCTGGTCAGCAACGTACAGGAAGAACACCCTGAGTTTGTGCAGGAACGCTGCACCGGCTGCGGTCTGTGTGTGGAGTTCTGCCTGGATCAGGCGATCAGACTGTAA